A portion of the Parasteatoda tepidariorum isolate YZ-2023 chromosome 5, CAS_Ptep_4.0, whole genome shotgun sequence genome contains these proteins:
- the LOC107441655 gene encoding serine/threonine-protein phosphatase 6 regulatory ankyrin repeat subunit B encodes MEKKRKRSVVIPEKIMLVIEHGSSDEFDNLFQEFAGCNIVSDDFYIKLLHTSALFGRCDLIQFILSRINYFKKKIGVNDVDLDGWTSLHYAAKGGQLEAVKYLIENDANINAISFANGAKYYHIAASYGHKKILDYFLDGGGNIAETDSVGSSLLHYAAKGGNLEVAEFLIHNGVDINVNDFEGKKPLHVAASYGHSTIANFFINKGVDVDDIDKNGWTPLHYAANEGKLNVVECLLKNKANVNAETKDGSKAIHFSSREGHRKLVEFLLCNKVSVKDCNSKNGWTVLHYATLKDNFDVINDLISKGVNIHEKSINGMSSLHVAAQYGSTNAAEVLLKHGAEVNEKDERNWIPLHYAAHEGHLKMIELLFDENSNITNQCLQGLKPIHVATQNNKKEVIEFFINKGANINEVNSKTGLTSLHYAAEKNLINIIQFLMDRNANMFAQSNDGLMPIHVAALNGHKCSVEVFIQQGPYINLQTDQGWTPLHFAALKGHLDLVQFLVNKTTCLNSKIKDGSKAIHVAAVNGHKSIVDYFLHKGMNINDCNFKGWTPLHACIPKNQLEMVEFLVQNNANLYAKNAEGLSPLLLAAKFGQMDIVKFLLSKGSDVNECCKKGWTPLSYAAFSGSVKIINLLIESGAESDTKSGYIGNPLHIAVYEGHIDAVKTFVEFGIDVNLFGSNNNTPLGYAAERGHLEIVKYLVEKGANNLKNSKGKKPIHIAAEKGCMSIVEYFLDNGVYIDDTDGDDWTPLHYAIRSLQFDLVKYLINRGSDIKARSKYGASALCIASLYRLPNIDYRFCACSQNYYDNQDDYFILCEQAKHDHEKMIDFLIQKGGLINDAYCEGWSPLHFAFYNIFGRNVDYIIKKLIDAGSELNMQNKNGRTPLHIAARVYNINAAKILLDAKPDLDMRDGNGDTPLHIACKTRKIEIMKLLLEAGARSDIKDNSGRTVGFYCLHNFMDFKNGFAEEDKNRRYAKILEKITVFTDIDDKEKKSAVHLTLENCCNFRFCYFVLCLQGDLNVQDINGNTPLNFMTERLSLGPCSLSIATIKLFIDNGAYFEIKDCQRIADYRQVRDILFTDANLCAKSILNSLNYNYLPILYNSSLSAYLPPIDSCKIYFSNSVKKSVEMEILNKGYCDVSKMMLPLNFLSIKCLANHYKEF; translated from the coding sequence atGGAGAAAAAACGTAAAAGAAGTGTAGtaattcctgaaaaaataatgcttgtGATTGAACACGGAAGTTCTGATgagtttgataatttatttcaagaatttgcTGGTTGTAATATAGtttctgatgatttttatattaaactattacACACTTCTGCCCTATTTGGTCGCTGTGATTTGATTCAATTTATTCTTAGTAGaataaattacttcaaaaagaaaattggtgTTAATGATGTTGATTTAGATGGCTGGACATCTTTACACTATGCAGCAAAAGGAGGTCAGTTAGaagcagtaaaatatttaattgaaaatgatgCCAATATCAATGCTATAAGTTTTGCAAATGGAGCAAAATATTATCATATTGCAGCCAGTTATGGTCACAAAAAAATTCTGGACTATTTTTTAGATGGAGGTGGTAACATAGCCGAAACTGATAGTGTTGGGTCGTCGTTATTGCATTATGCAGCTAAAGGGGGTAATCTAGAGGTAGCAGAATTTCTTATTCACAATGGTGTTGATATTAATGTTAATGACTTTGAAGGTAAAAAACCTCTTCATGTTGCAGCTAGTTATGGTCACAGCACAAtcgctaatttttttattaataaaggtGTGGATGTAGATGATATTGATAAAAACGGTTGGACACCATTGCATTATGCAGCAAATGAAGGAAAGTTAAATGTAGTTGAATGCCTTTTAAAGAATAAAGCCAACGTTAATGCTGAAACAAAAGATGGAAGTAAAgcaattcatttttcttctagAGAAGGCCATCGAAAGTTAGTAGAATTCCTTCTTTGTAATAAAGTCAGTGTTAAAGATTGCAACAGTAAGAATGGCTGGACTGTTTTACACTATGCTACactaaaagataattttgatgttattaatgatttgattTCCAAAGGAGtgaatattcatgaaaaatcaATCAATGGAATGTCATCTTTGCATGTTGCAGCACAATATGGAAGTACTAATGCTGCAGAAGTATTGCTTAAACACGGAGCAGAAGTTAACGAGAAAGATGAACGAAACTGGATTCCATTACATTATGCTGCACATGAAGGTCATCTAAAAATGATTGAGCTTCTATttgatgaaaattctaacataaCTAATCAATGTTTACAGGGTCTGAAGCCAATTCATGTTGCAAcacagaataataaaaaggaagtgattgaattttttatcaataaaggAGCTAATATAAACGAGGTAAATAGTAAAACTGGTTTGACATCATTGCACTATGCTGCAGAAAAAAACCTTATCAACATTATTCAATTTCTCATGGATAGAAATGCCAATATGTTTGCTCAGTCAAATGATGGACTGATGCCTATTCATGTTGCTGCTCTGAATGGTCACAAATGTTCTGTAGAGGTGTTCATTCAACAGGGACCATACATTAATCTACAGACTGATCAAGGCTGGACCCCTTTGCACTTTGCTGCTTTGAAGGGTCATTTAGACTTGGTTCAGTTTCTTGTCAATAAAACTACCTGtcttaatagtaaaataaaagatggCTCAAAAGCTATCCATGTAGCTGCTGTGAATGGTCACAAAAGTATTGTGGactattttcttcataaaggTATGAATATTAATGATTGCAATTTTAAAGGTTGGACACCTTTGCATGCGTGTATACCAAAAAATCAGTTAGAAATGGTtgaatttttagttcaaaataatgcaaatttgtaTGCAAAGAATGCAGAAGGTCTTTCTCCTCTTCTCTTAGCTGCTAAGTTTGGTCAAATggatattgtgaaatttttacttagCAAGGGCTCTGACGTAAATGAGTGCTGTAAAAAAGGTTGGACGCCTTTAAGTTATGCTGCATTCAGTGGTTCagtcaaaattattaatcttcTAATAGAAAGTGGTGCTGAAAGTGATACAAAATCTGGCTATATAGGTAATCCTTTACATATTGCTGTTTATGAAGGCCACATAGATGCTGTCAAAACTTTTGTCGAATTTGGAATAGATGTGAATTTATTTGGCTCTAATAATAACACACCGCTGGGCTACGCTGCTGAAAGGGGCCACTTGGAAATCGTTAAATATCTTGTAGAAAAAggagcaaataatttaaaaaattctaaagggAAAAAACCGATTCATATTGCAGCTGAAAAAGGTTGCATGTCTATTGTTGAGTATTTTCTTGATAATGGTGTTTATATTGATGATACAGATGGAGATGACTGGACACCTTTACATTATGCTATCAGAAGTCTGCAGTTTGATCTGGTGAAGTACTTAATAAATAGGGGATCGGATATTAAAGCCAGGAGTAAATATGGAGCTTCAGCTTTATGCATAGCTTCTTTGTATCGTCTACCTAATATTGATTATCGATTTTGTGCGTGCagtcaaaattattatgataatcAAGATGATTATTTTATACTCTGTGAACAGGCTAAGCATGATCatgaaaaaatgattgattttttgattcaaaaagGTGGATTAATCAATGATGCTTACTGTGAGGGTTGGTCTCctttacattttgctttttataatatatttggtAGGAATGTTGactacattataaaaaaactgatagaTGCGGGTTCAGAACtgaatatgcaaaataaaaatggaaggaCACCATTGCACATTGCTGCTAGAGTTTATAACATTAATGCAGCTAAAATATTACTAGATGCAAAGCCAGACTTAGATATGCGCGATGGAAATGGTGATACACCTTTGCATATTGCTTGCAAGACTCGAAAGATAGAAATCATGAAACTTCTTTTGGAAGCTGGTGCTAGGTCTGATATTAAAGACAATAGTGGAAGAACAGTTGGTTTCTATTGTTTGCATAATTTCATGGATTTCAAAAATGGTTTTGCAGAAGAAGACAAAAATCGTCGGTAtgctaaaattttagaaaaaattactgtCTTTACTGATATTgatgacaaagaaaaaaagtctgCTGTACATTTAACATTGGAGAATTGTTGTAATTTCcggttttgttattttgttttgtgtcTTCAAGGCGATCTGAATGTGCAAGACATTAATGGCAACACACCATTGAATTTTATGACCGAAAGACTATCATTGGGACCGTGTTCTTTGAGCATTGCcacaatcaaattatttattgacaatGGTGcatatttcgaaattaaagaCTGTCAAAGAATAGCTGATTATCGCCAAGTTCGAGACATTCTATTTACTGATGCAAACTTGTGtgcaaaatctattttaaatagtttaaattacaattatttgccTATATTGTATAATTCCTCTTTATCTGCATATCTTCCCCCTATTGAtagctgtaaaatttatttttctaactcaGTGAAAAAAAGTGTTGAAATGGAGATATTAAATAAAGGCTATTGTGACGTTTCAAAAATGATGTTGCctttaaatttcttatcaaTAAAGTGCCTTGCCAACCATTATAAAGAATTCTGA
- the LOC122271995 gene encoding protein FAM200C-like produces MAEDVEVSLCKLLISNEFSLQVDESTLPCNVGFIVSVGPVCKDTKGKSILDTVKDYFTEKNIPTANIISIATDGANAMLSRHRVFIALLKREILDILAVYCMLHRQHLKGKNLSDRLHQSLQYVMSAVNKIHSNALND; encoded by the exons ATGGCTGAAGACGTTGAAGTTTCCTTATGCAAACTTTTGATATCCAACGAATTTTCCCTTCAAGTTGATGAATCAACCTTGCCATGTAATGTAGGCTTTATTGTGAGCGTAGGTCCTGTTTGTAAAG ATACCAAAGGTAAATCTATTTTAGATActgtcaaagattattttacagAGAAAAACATTCCTACTGCAAATATTATCTCGATTGCCACTGATGGAGCTAATGCAATGTTGAGTCGACATCGTGTGTTTATAGCCcttttgaaaagggaaataCTAGATATTTTAGCTGTTTACTGCATGCTTCACAGACagcatttaaaaggaaaaaatctcaGCGACCGTTTGCATCAGTCATTGCAATATGTCATGTCTGCTGTGAACAAAATTCACAGTAATGCTCTCAACGATTGA